A window of Citrus sinensis cultivar Valencia sweet orange chromosome 7, DVS_A1.0, whole genome shotgun sequence contains these coding sequences:
- the LOC102624828 gene encoding protein NUCLEAR FUSION DEFECTIVE 4 produces MPLNSNILQWLSLVGAIWLQSINGTNSNFPAYSSQLKQLLSLSQLQLNNLAFASDAGKLFGWISGVASVYLPLWLVLLIGSTLGLIGYGLQYLFLTHTISHLSYAHIFLLTVLAGNSICWINTVCYVVTIKNFPFDRQVAVGITSSYLGLSAKLYTSAVNAIETSSPNKRAKLYLLFNSIFPLLACVVTSPVVREIGDHVQESSSSSRRRTRGGFVFMFVVTIVTGCYAVLGSLDLSKLKTLLPPVKNLIGIVICLLAPLVIPLGEKIRCFVEDKRLINRVKRVHNSTSIEEVSSRLENGVATKEEVDHQLRDDDSDGIYHGLGAKEEIGAMLMLQRVDFWLYFFVYFSGATLGLVFLNNLGQIAESRGCSGTSSLVSLSSSFGFFGRLIPSLFGYFFSRSKHMIPSPASIGALMAPMAGAFMLLLNETNVALYTSTAIIGVCSGAITSISVATTTELFGTKNFSVNHNIVVANIPIGSFLFGYLAALVYHKEGHNAHNGKCMGMACYRSTFILWGSFCLFGTFLALILYARTRKFYSQRH; encoded by the exons TCAAGCAACTCCTCTCCCTCTCCCAGCTCCAACTCAACAACCTCGCCTTCGCTTCCGACGCCGGGAAACTCTTCGGTTGGATCTCCGGCGTCGCCTCCGTCTACTTGCCCCTCTGGCTTGTCCTCCTCATCGGTTCCACTCTCGGCTTGATCGGCTACGGCTTGCAATACCTCTTCCTAACGCACACCATTTCCCATCTCTCTTATGCCCATATTTTTTTGCTCACTGTTTTAGCCGGCAACAGCATCTGTTGGATCAACACCGTCTGTTACGTAGTCACTATTAAAAATTTCCCATTTGATCGCCAAGTCGCCGTGGGGATCACGTCTAGTTACCTGGGGTTGAGTGCAAAACTTTACACTAGTGCTGTTAACGCTATAGAAACTTCATCGCCAAACAAAAGGGCTAAACTGTATCTCCTTTTCAACTCTATATTCCCTTTACTAGCTTGCGTTGTTACATCACCGGTTGTGAGAGAGATTGGTGATCATGTACAAgaatcatcatcgtcatctAGAAGAAGAACGAGAGGTGGGTTTGTTTTCATGTTTGTTGTAACAATAGTCACCGGATGCTACGCCGTCTTGGGAAGCTTGGACTTGTCCAAGTTGAAGACTCTACTGCCACCGGTTAAGAATTTGATTGGTATTGTCATTTGCTTATTAGCACCACTAGTGATTCCATTAGGGGAGAAAATTAGATGTTTTGTTGAGGATAAAAGGTTGATAAATAGAGTTAAAAGGGTGCATAATTCGACCAGTATTGAGGAAGTTTCATCAAGATTGGAGAATGGGGTGGCGACGAAAGAAGAGGTGGATCATCAACTGAGAGATGATGATAGTGATGGGATTTATCATGGGTTGGGTGCAAAGGAAGAAATTGGAGCCATGCTGATGCTACAAAGAGTTGAtttttggttgtatttttttgtttatttctctGGTGCAACACTTGGCCTCGTGTTCTTGAACAACTTGGGACAAATCGCTGAGTCCCGTGGCTGCTCCGGAACTTCTTCTCTTGTCTCCTTATCCTCTTCATTTGGTTTCTTCGGCCGCCTCATCCCGTCGCTTTTCGGTTACTTTTTCTCAAG GAGTAAGCACATGATTCCAAGTCCAGCTTCAATAGGAGCATTAATGGCACCAATGGCAGGAGCTTTTATGCTACTTCTCAACGAAACCAACGTAGCTCTGTACACAAGCACTGCCATTATAGGTGTATGCAGCGGAGCAATTACTTCGATATCGGTGGCCACAACAACCGAGCTGTTTGGGACCAAGAATTTCAGCGTGAATCACAACATTGTTGTTGCAAATATTCCAATTGGGTCCtttctttttgggtatttAGCAGCACTTGTTTATCACAAAGAAGGCCATAATGCACACAATGGCAAATGCATGGGAATGGCTTGCTACAGAAGCACTTTTATTTTATGGGgttctttttgtctttttggtaCATTTCTAGCTTTGATATTATACGCTCGTACACGAAAATTCTATTCACAAAGACAttaa